The proteins below are encoded in one region of Paramisgurnus dabryanus chromosome 2, PD_genome_1.1, whole genome shotgun sequence:
- the ipo7 gene encoding importin-7 produces MDFNTLIEALRGTMDANLREAAERQLNEGHPQVNFASTLLQITMSDQLDMNVRQAGVIYLKNMVTQHWNEGDNATTEVPTSNIPEPDRQFIRDHIVEAIIQSPAERIRVQLTTCIHHMIKHDYPNRWTAIVDKIGFYLQSNNSGCWLGILLCLYQLVKNYEYKKPEERQPLVAAMQIFMPMLKDRFIQLLPDPSSDSVLVQKQIFKILYALFQYNLPLELINRQNLTEWMEILKTVVDRDVPPETLQVDEDERPELPWWKCKKWALHILARLFERYGSPGNTTKEYTEFAELFLKGYAVAAQQVLLKVLYQYKEKQYVAPRVLQQTLNYINQGIAHAVTWKNLKPHIQGIIQDVVFPLMCYTDSDEELWQEDPYEYIRMKFDVFEDFISPTTAAQTLLFTSCSKRKEVLQKTMGFCYQILTEPASDPRKKDGALHMIGSLAEILLKRKIYKDQMEYMLQNHVFPLFRNELGYMRARACWVLHYFCEVKFKNDQNLQTALELTRNCLINDNEMPVKVEAAIALQVLISNQEKAKDHITPHIRPVMQALLQIVRETENDDLTNVIQKMICEYSEEVTPIAVEMTQHLAMTFNQVIQTGPDEEGGDDKAVTAMGILNTIDTLLSVVEDHKEITQQLEGICLQVIGTVLQQHVLEFYEEILSLAHSLTSQQVSPQMWQLLPLVYEVFQQDGFDYFTDMMPLLHNYITVDTDTLMSDTKYLEIIFNMCKKILTGDPGEDPECHAAKLLEVIILQCKGRGIDQVVPLFVTTALERLTREVKTSELRTMCLQVAIAGLYYSPPLLLNTLENLRFPNNTEPITNHFISQWLKDIDCFLGLHDRKMCVLGLCALMDLEQRPQAVNQVAGQLVPAAILLFSGLKRAYACRAEHENDDDDEDGDGEEEEENAELGSDEDDIDEEGQEYLEMLAKQAGEDGDDEDWEDDDAEETALEGYTTLVDDEDNVVDEYQIFKAILQNLQVRDPAWYQVLTQCLDEEQRKHLQDIATLADQRRAAHESKMIEKHGGYKFTAPVVPNNFNFGGSAPGMN; encoded by the exons GGCCACCCCCAGGTGAACTTTGCGTCTACGCTACTGCAAATAACCATGTCCGACCAGCTGGATATGAACGTACGACAGGCAG GTGTGATCTACCTGAAGAACATGGTGACACAGCACTGGAATGAGGGGGATAATGCAACCACCGAAGTACCTACCAGTAACATCCCAGAACCGGACAGGCAGTTCATTCGAGACCACATAGTGGAGGCCATCATCCAGTCCCCAGCCGAGCGCATCAG AGTGCAACTCACAACCTGCATTCATCACATGATCAAGCACGACTACCCTAATAGATGGACGGCTATCGTGGACAAGATCGGCTTTTACCTGCAGTCTAACAATAGCGGCTGCTGGCTGGGCATTCTGCTGTGTCTCTACCAGCTGGTGAAGAATTATGA gtatAAGAAGCCAGAGGAACGTCAGCCGCTGGTAGCTGCCATGCAGATCTTCATGCCCATGTTGAAGGACCGTTTCATTCAACTACTTCCAGATCCCTCCAGCGATTCGGTCCTGGTGCAAAAACAGATCTTTAAGATCCTCTATGCTCTCTTCCAG TACAACCTACCACTTGAGCTGATCAATCGCCAGAATCTGACCGAGTGGATGGAGATCCTCAAGACTGTTGTGGACAGAGATGTACCTCCC GAGACCCTGCAGGTGGATGAAGATGAGAGACCCGAGCTGCCCTGGTGGAAATGTAAGAAGTGGGCACTCCACATCCTCGCCCGGCTCTTCGAGAG GTACGGCAGCCCTGGCAACACAACCAAAGAGTACACGGAGTTTGCCGAGCTTTTCCTCAAGGGTTACGCCGTGGCTGCACAGCAG GTGCTGTTGAAGGTCTTGTATCAGTATAAGGAAAAGCAATATGTGGCTCCCAGAGTTTTACAGCAGACGCTGAATTACATCAACCAGGGAATCGCACACGCCGTTACTTGGAAAAACCTAAAGCCACACATCCAG GGAATCATTCAGGATGTGGTGTTCCCCCTCATGTGCTACACAGACAGTGATGAAGAGCTCTGGCAGGAAGACCCATACGAGTACATCCGCATGAAATTCG ATGTGTTTGAAGACTTCATCTCCCCAACCACTGCGGCTCAGACGCTGCTCTTCACCTCGTGCAGCAAAAGGAAGGAG GTGCTGCAGAAGACCATGGGTTTCTGTTATCAGATCCTCACAGAACCTGCTTCAGACCCACGGAAAAAAGACGGCGCTCTTCATATGATCGGCTCGCTTGCTGAAATTCTTCTCAAG AGAAAGATCTACAAAGACCAGATGGAGTACATGTTGCAGAATCATGTCTTCCCTTTGTTCCGCAATGAGCTGGGTTACATGAGAGCCAGG GCCTGCTGGGTGTTACATTACTTCTGTGAGGTGAAGTTTAAGAACGACCAGAACCTGCAGACGGCCCTGGAGCTCACACGCAACTGTCTGATAAATGACAATGAGATGCCGGTTAAAGTGGAGGCTGCCATCGCCCTGCAGGTGCTCATCAGTAATCAGGAAAAAG CCAAAGATCACATCACACCCCACATCCGGCCAGTTATGCAAGCCCTCCTCCAGATCGTGCGAGAGACCGAGAATGATGACCTCACCAACGTCATTCAGAAGATGATATGCGAGTACAGCGAGGAAGTCACCCCCATCGCAGTGGAGATGACCCAGCATTTG GCCATGACCTTCAACCAGGTGATCCAGACGGGTCCTGATGAGGAAGGTGGTGATGATAAAGCAGTGACCGCCATGGGCATCCTCAACACCATCGACACACTGTTGAGTGTGGTGGAGGACCATAAAGAA ATCACGCAGCAGTTAGAAGGGATCTGTCTGCAGGTCATCGGTACAGTCCTTCAGCAGCACGTCCTCG AGTTCTACGAGGAGATCCTGTCTCTGGCCCACAGTCTGACGTCTCAACAGGTGTCTCCACAAATGTGGCAACTTCTCCCTCTGGTCTACGAGGTCTTCCAACAAGATGGATTTGACTATTTCACAG ATATGATGCCGCTGCTCCACAACTACATCACTGTTGACACGGACACACTGATGTCTGACACTAAATACCTTGAAATTATCTTCAACATGTGCAAAAAG ATTTTGACAGGCGATCCAGGGGAGGACCCAGAATGCCATGCAGCCAAGTTGTTAGAGGTCATCATTCTGCAGTGCAAAGGTCGCGGTATCGACCAG GTGGTGCCGTTGTTCGTAACGACCGCACTGGAGCGTTTGACACGCGAAGTGAAGACCAGCGAATTGAGGACCATGTGTTTGCAGGTGGCCATCGCCGGTCTCTATTATAGCCCCCCTCTCCTCCTCAACACGCTGGAGAACCTGCGCTTCCCGAACAACACCGAACCCATCACCAACCATTTCATCTCACAGTGGCTCAAAGACATCGACTGTTTCCTCGG GCTTCATGACCGCAAGATGTGCGTGTTGGGACTGTGCGCCCTCATGGACCTAGAGCAGCGTCCACAAGCTGTCAATCAAGTAGCGGGTCAGCTCGTCCCCGCGGCCATTCTTCTGTTTAGCGGCCTGAAGAGAGCCTACGCCTGCAGGGCTGAGCATGAAAATGATGACGACGATGAAGATGGAGACGgagaggaggaagaagagaatG CTGAGTTGGGTAGCGATGAGGATGATATCGATGAAGAAGGTCAGGAGTATTTAGAAATGCTGGCTAAGCAAGCAGGAGAGGACGGTGACGATGAAGACTGGGAGGACGATGATGCGGAGGAGACGGCTCTCGAGGGCTACACGACTTTAGTAGATGATGAAGACAACGTCGTCGATGAATACCAGATCTTCAAAGCCATATTACAGA ATCTCCAGGTTCGTGACCCAGCGTGGTACCAGGTGCTCACACAGTGTCTCGATGAGGAACAAAGAAAACATCTTCAGGACATCGCCACACTTGCAGATCAACGACGAGCAGCACATG AATCAAAGATGATCGAAAAACACGGAGGATACAAGTTCACAGCTCCAGTGGTGCCCAACAATTTCAACTTTGGCGGCAGCGCCCCAGGAATGAATTGA